In Verrucomicrobiia bacterium, the following proteins share a genomic window:
- the proC gene encoding pyrroline-5-carboxylate reductase encodes MAESPSIGFLGAGRMATALALGFLRAQLVRVENLHASDLEPAARDQFARTTGATTTADNFEIARASTLLVAVKPTQVAQLLRELRPSLSPSHLVVSIAAGIPLAQLEASVPPGVRVARVMPNTPALLGASATAYSLGAQCSPEDAHWIQRLFDAVGIAFPLPEPLLDAVTGLSGSGPAYGYLMIEALSDGGVAAGLPRDVATRLAAQTLLGAARMVLETGLHPGALKDQVASPGGTTIEGLHELERAGLRAGLINAVRAAADKSRRLGQRDQP; translated from the coding sequence ATGGCCGAATCCCCATCCATCGGCTTCCTCGGCGCCGGCCGCATGGCCACCGCCCTCGCCCTGGGCTTCCTCCGTGCCCAGCTCGTCCGCGTCGAAAACCTCCACGCCAGCGATCTCGAACCTGCCGCCCGCGACCAGTTCGCTCGCACCACAGGCGCCACCACCACCGCCGACAACTTCGAAATCGCCCGGGCCTCCACACTCCTCGTCGCCGTCAAACCCACCCAGGTCGCCCAACTCCTCCGTGAACTCCGGCCCTCCCTTTCCCCAAGCCACCTCGTCGTCTCCATCGCTGCCGGCATCCCCCTCGCCCAACTCGAAGCCTCCGTCCCCCCCGGCGTCCGGGTCGCCCGCGTCATGCCCAATACCCCGGCCCTCCTGGGCGCCTCCGCCACCGCCTACTCGCTGGGCGCCCAATGCTCCCCCGAGGATGCCCACTGGATCCAGCGTCTCTTCGACGCCGTCGGAATCGCATTTCCCCTCCCCGAACCCCTTCTCGATGCCGTCACCGGCCTCAGCGGCAGCGGCCCGGCCTATGGCTACCTCATGATCGAGGCCCTCAGCGACGGCGGCGTCGCCGCCGGCCTCCCCCGGGACGTCGCCACCCGCCTTGCCGCCCAAACCCTCCTCGGCGCCGCCCGGATGGTCCTCGAAACCGGCCTCCATCCGGGTGCCCTCAAGGATCAGGTGGCCAGCCCTGGCGGCACCACCATCGAAGGCCTCCACGAACTTGAACGTGCCGGGCTCCGTGCCGGCCTCATCAACGCCGTCCGCGCCGCAGCCGA